In the genome of Triticum urartu cultivar G1812 chromosome 5, Tu2.1, whole genome shotgun sequence, one region contains:
- the LOC125509301 gene encoding nascent polypeptide-associated complex subunit alpha, muscle-specific form-like: protein MADPDADENPDLWELFCHYDRLYFRGELDAAAFAVEWAYPRMRTITCFGSCSFGDLSKIILYEPMLQWRTNADMKNALLHLMIHAIIFVKHGMKNLGHGPVFRDWMDAINTCTAEDHMRPTGGYRITTTHDFSEEKSCNIQGIPWQCEWCGVTLLRATNLGPPSDSCCIENVSEDATCGNMLCQWHNHKMDCGGTYVVTKPRGQRMVRKGGELLLRTGTTEMTKSQGAVQQSDSDEVQKAIVLSAAPRSRRRLKPKQEFVAWENIALLSMGSRSNAKSVGSSSSKKAEDVLSSQLKRKQTAVTAEKHGFLSLGSCDNAISSGSNASRKTGKLHEPDDVKPYASQKKLKLVQDLAASEKYGAFSLGTCNSAKPPRSSTSRNAEKWCKSEGVEKSTVLRPAAPPQKMKLEQDSVTFQKHGVAKPSKSITPDRVGKLHKPDVVENSGVPPSTPLKKLKLEKDPVASEKHGVATSRSLPAAPLTKLKPDLVASEKSFGCGNAKVPDNISSQMAHKKLEHGGAQKHISLHAAPQTMLKQPNKTSSTVKAPKQHTFEDFRKATVQPAVPHSKLKQSNRAASERQKTRSKTKSCAAKKEYVCFSLWQNFYEPECSSGSDEPLVNKRSVRRKRERERAVQITYSRSRKRGTSGISSIKAKVDEEIPSGHLEIIVIDDEVMTEAPGEQCKAPAPCMNVPVVPPIDQVKAEAPRGQSKPPVPSKDVPAVPPADQVMIEAPRGMSKTPTPSKDVAAVPPTDQVMTEAPRGLSKTPAPSKDVPAVPPTDQVLTETPRGQSQPAAQRMDTAVPPADHGDRSNPSTIMDIAAVPPAMTQAPMDQSQPPAPCSITADQVVPPPSADLPGLPPSNPSSWAGVIDISDDDDDDDDDE from the exons ATGGCGGATCCGGACGCCGACGAGAACCCGGACTTGTGGGAGCTCTTCTGCCACTACGACCGGCTCTACTTCCGCGGCGAGCTCGAcgccgccgccttcgccgtcGAGTGGGCCTACCCGCGCATGAGGACCATCAC TTGCTTCGGGTCCTGTTCCTTTGGAGACCTGAGCAAAATAATACTCTATGAGCCAATGCTGCAATGGCGCACAAATGCTGATATGAAGAACGCCCTGCTGCATCTGATGATTCATGCAATCATATTTGTAAAGCATGGTATGAAGAACCTCGG CCATGGTCCTGTTTTCCGTGATTGGATGGATGCTATCAACACTTGCACCGCTGAGGATCACATG AGACCGACAGGTGGCTACCGTATCACCACTACCCATGATTTCAGTGAGGAAAAATCCTGCAACATCCAGGGGATTCCGTGGCAG TGTGAATGGTGTGGCGTTACACTTCTGAGGGCAACGAATTTGGGACCTCCATCTGATTCCTGCTGTATCGAGAATGTTAGCGAAGATGCAACCTGTGGCAACATGCTTTGCCAGTGGCACAA CCACAAGATGGATTGTGGTGGTACATATGTGGTAACCAAACCACGAGGGCAAAGGATGGTTCGAAAAG GTGGAGAGTTGCTTCTTCGGACTGGAACAACTGAAATGACCAAGTCACAAGGAGCTGTACAACAATCAGATTCAGATGAAGTGCAGAAAGCAATTGTTTTGTCTGCAGCCCCTCGGAGTCGGAGAAGATTGAAGCCGAAGCAAGAGTTTGTTGCATGGGAGAATATTGCACTTTTGTCTATGGGGAGTCGCAGTAATGCAAAATCAGTGGGTAGTAGCTCCTCAAAGAAGGCAGAGGATGTCCTTTCGAGCCAACTGAAACGGAAGCAAACAGCTGTTACAGCAGAGAAGCATGGGTTTCTTTCATTAGGGAGTTGCGACAATGCAATATCGTCAGGAAGTAACGCCTCCAGGAAGACGGGAAAGTTGCATGAGCCAGACGATGTTAAGCCTTATGCATCCCAGAAAAAATTGAAGCTAGTGCAGGACTTGGCCGCATCGGAGAAATATGGAGCTTTCTCTCTAGGGACTTGCAACAGTGCAAAACCACCACGAAGCAGCACGTCCAGGAATGCAGAGAAGTGGTGCAAATCCGAGGGTGTTGAGAAATCCACTGTCCTGCGGCCTGCTGCGCCCCCTCAGAAAATGAAGCTTGAGCAAGACTCCGTTACATTCCAGAAACATGGGGTTGCAAAACCATCAAAAAGTATCACCCCAGACAGAGTTGGCAAGCTGCATAAGCCGGATGTTGTTGAGAACTCCGGTGTCCCGCCTTCCACGCCCCTAAAAAAACTGAAGCTAGAGAAGGACCCGGTTGCATCTGAGAAACATGGGGTGGCAACATCAAGAAGCCTACCTGCTGCACCTCTCACAAAGCTGAAGCCAGACTTGGTTGCATCGGAGAAGAGTTTTGGTTGCGGCAATGCAAAAGTACCGGACAACATCTCCTCACAGATGGCACACAAGAAACTTGAGCATGGAGGGGCTCAGAAGCACATTTCTCTGCATGCTGCCCCTCAAACTATGCTGAAGCAACCGAACAAAACCAGCTCCACAGTGAAGGCACCAAAGCAACATACGTTTGAAGACTTTCGGAAAGCAACTGTTCAGCCTGCCGTCCCTCACAGTAAACTGAAGCAATCAAACCGTGCTGCATCGGAGAGGCAAAAgacaaggagcaaaaccaagagTTGTGCTGCGAAAAAAGAGTATGTTTGCTTTAGTCTGTGGCAGAACTTCTATGAACCGGAATGCTCGAGTGGATCAGACGAGCCGCTTGTAAACAAGAGAAGTGTGCGGAGAAAAAGAGAGAGGGAACGCGCAGTTCAGATCACATACTCACGGTCAAGGAAGCGAGGCACCAGTGGGATCAGCTCCATCAAGGCCAAAGTGGATGAGGAAATCCCATCTGGACACTTGGAGATCATTGTTATCGATGACGAGGTGATGACTGAAGCCCCTGGAGAACAGTGCAAGGCACCAGCTCCATGCATGAACGTTCCTGTCGTCCCGCCCATTGATCAGGTGAAGGCTGAAGCCCCTAGAGGTCAGTCCAAGCCACCAGTTCCATCCAAGGACGTTCCTGCTGTCCCTCCCGCTGATCAGGTGATGATTGAAGCCCCTAGAGGTATGTCCAAGACACCAACTCCATCCAAGGACGTTGCTGCTGTCCCTCCCACAGATCAGGTGATGACTGAAGCCCCTAGAGGTTTGTCCAAGACACCAGCTCCATCCAAGGACGTTCCTGCTGTCCCTCCCACTGATCAGGTGCTGACTGAAACCCCTAGAGGCCAGTCCCAGCCAGCAGCACAGCGCATGGACACTGCCGTCCCTCCTGCGGACCACGGAGATCGGTCCAATCCATCTACGATCATGGACATTGCTGCTGTGCCTCCAGCTATGACCCAAGCCCCTATGGATCAGTCACAGCCACCAGCTCCTTGCTCCATCACCGCTGATCAGGTGGTTCCACCTCCTTCGGCCGACCTGCCTGGTTTACCTCCTTCAAATCCAAGCAGTTGGGCTGGCGTGATAGACATttctgatgatgatgacgacgacgacgacgacgaatgA